A region of the Channa argus isolate prfri chromosome 3, Channa argus male v1.0, whole genome shotgun sequence genome:
GATCCGGTGGAgtgatggtggtgatgatgggagtggtggtggtgatggtgatggtgatggtgtgGGGGAGGTGGTGCTGAGGAGGAGGGCGGAGCAGAAGGCTGAGTGGAAGGAGGGAGGTGAGTGCTGGGGTGGGTCTGGCCCAGTAGGCGCTCCCTTtctggaggagggggaggggaggaggatgTAGAAGAGGACGAGCGATGGAGGAAGGGGTGGTGGTGGCGGTGGGAGGAGCGGTGATGGTGATGCGGTGACTGGGAATGCATCTCTGCATCTCTCTGCTGTGACGACAAGAAGGCAGAGCTGTAGCTGCCTGCTGCCGGGGTGCAGGGTCTCCCACAGGAAGCTTCAGGGGCTGCTGAACCTGCCGCCACTCCCTTGTCAAAATCATCCCCGCCAGCCAGTAAGCTGTCGTATGACAGGCTCCCATTGCGAGAGGTGTGGTGAGGTGGGGGTGTCTGATTGGCTAAGCTCTTAAAGCTGGCTGAGGTGGTGGTTGCCTCGGAGATGTGGACAGCACCTGCTGAGGTGTGCGTTGAGCTGGAAGATCGCGATGCCACTCCTGCGAGGACAGTGGGGTCAGAGAAGGAGGGGTACGAGCGGCCGCCAAGGCTGTAGCCAGGAATGCCCGCAGCTCCCACCTCTCTTCCACCATCCCTCCTctccccacctcctccccctcGGTCAGATGAAGTGTCTCTCCGGTCCAGGCTAGGCTGTGAGCGGAAACCAGGCTGCTGGCTTGcctggaggagggaggaggtaGAGGAGGAGGAATCCCTGGCACTGCCAACACTTTCTCCACGACTTAACTGGAAGAAGTAGGAGGAAgcagaagagaaagaggaggtggaggagaggaaggagtgaaaagaaacaagaagctgAGCAAATGAGAATAGCAAGCTACGTGAATTCCTGCTGAACTCCCTCTCATGTCAACTTCCTGACACTGCaattgtgttgctgttgttttacagGTTCTTATTGATTCTGATTGTCTGCATCCTCATATAGGCCACAATCCATATACTTAATGTTTTGGATAATATCACCACTCTATATAGTGGTTTACCAACTGATCAGtcagctgattaaaaatggcaaaaattgGCCCAAATAATTCATTGGTATTGTCTTTTTGCACTCATGCTGGCTgtttaacaaaaacatctgcagacACATCAGCAGCTGAAACGATGAGCATTTCGGTCACGTGTGACTAACAATTAAAATGTGCTTAGACAAATCAGTATCAGTGACTTAAACGGATGCATTTTTTGGGACATTAACAGATGTAAAAATTGAGTTGTGGTGCTTATCTccactctctctctgctctctgagGGTGTGACCTAGGGCGTAGCTGAGCTCATGCGCACAGTGAACGGAAGGAAGGCGAACAGAGGGAGCCCAGGTAAGGTGCAACTTCACAAACAGCAGTTTACAACTGTACGTTACTACACTTGACGTGTTACTGTACACGCATATGTTGAACAAGCACTAGAACTCTGAGAGTAAAGGTAATATCAGTTCCACCTGCATTCTCCCATTCAGAGGTTTGTAAATCACAGTGAGCTTGTTGGATAATCACTAATTAGTATGAAGACAAGCTGACTTTTCAATGTCTACTTTATGTGAACCAGAGTCCAGTTTGCCACAAATCTTAAAGTTGAGGATGTGGACTTTCTAACAGCAGCACACATTCCCTAATCCACCGCTTCCTCTGCCACGAGCCGATCACCTGCTCAGCAGAGTCACATAGTGACCGGTTTCTATAttattcattctttttatttcaccCAGGGATTAATCTCTAGACTATTTTTaatgtagattttatttttaactcaaaACTGTCAAAGCCGTTTTAGAGAAGGTGTTTCAGCTTTTTGATCATTGTGGAAGACACAGCTGCTGAACTGCATTATATAAGTGTTTCTGTACTTGCAATGAAATACAACTCAGCAGCATAAAACATTACAGTGATCATACAGTGATCATAAATATGAATAACTTTGCATGAATATAACATATGACCCTTGATGAAATGAGGATTTACTAGAGTGGATTAGTTTTAGCTATGTGAACCCAACTATGTATTTGataatttttactttactttagtagGTTTTATTAGTTAGTAGGTTTTATTAGTTATTCCTATTGCTGCTCcacaatgaatattttaaaaacattcattctaatctggttttgtttgcattagttttttttttttaattacttgaaatatttcaaaattgcCTAACAAACATggatttcatgtcattctattaaactgtatttttatgatcccaaaaagagatgaaaaaataCTGGTAATTTGCAGTCTGAGGTAGagcttatatttatatatgataattataaagtaaaatgtcatatgtatttcatatattaaaataaaagctataTCTTAATTATAGTGACAATATAGACACTGAGTTAGCACATTCAACCTTCCTTCTCCCttctctgctacactctgcctTTCTCTTGCCAGTTTCTCACGTAATGCAGTACAGTAAATCAGAGTCCACCAAAACCTGCTAATTAAGCAGCTCAAGCCTCTTTCACTTAAGAGTCAGGTCTGGACATTGCTCGGAGTTGTTGTTTTACACAGTGTCTCACACAGGAGAAACTCAAACATGAATTTGATTTCATATGGGCTGGTGCCAGAGCATGCAGGAGGCACAATATGACAGAAAACGtatgctgcaggaaacagtgtttttcttgcagCATTTCGAAGCTGAGTGTCTACAAAGTACAAAGgaatttaaaagagaaaaagatgccGTGGCAGTCACCTGATAAAAAAGTCGTCAACACGTCCATTTGTTCACTTCAATTCTCCCAATAATTCAcggcaaaacaaaatataaagtcTGCATAATATCTGGGCCATCTCACTTGGATATTCTGGGTAACATCCGGAGAACATCAGGACTCCAGAGACATTTGTTCTACAAGTGCTGTGAGTCTGGGTTAAAGTAGGcatcaacagcacctctccacattaagtaGCATTGGTGCATATTTTTAGGAAAGATTTTTCTCAAGCTattcaaaaatactgaaagtccTTCTTGATCGGGAGAATGTGACTTCAGAAATGACCTAATTGGACCCTCTCTGCACTTTATCAGAGTTCAGATGAGATTCTACAGCTTTGAACAATCTAGAGAGTGAAGCAtcttttttcacaaaaaatCGTCTGCATACCAAAACACTAATAATATTCAGGTTTATGGATTCAATAACTACAGCCCTTAATAATATCTTAAGTTACTGCAGACTGCCAGCGTAAACGTACCAAAAGAAAGACGTAAAACTAAAACCTCCTTAATGATTTGATTTACATTTGACCCTGATGTAAGAAACAAACCAGCAAACTAAAGGCTTACAATCCACCTTTGACTACATACATACCAGCTACATGTTAAGCAGAGATTCTATCATTAGTCACAGCTGAAACGTCCTGCTGACAACTACACTAATTTTTACCAGTTAGTGCAACATTACAACAACATACaacagtgtgttgtgtttttttacatggcTATTTGCTTAGTACTATTGTCATCCACacacataattaaaattaaCATATTAAAGTTTAACATATAAAGagacatttgttcattttgctgcttgttcatatcttttgttttaaaggaaGTTAAATGAGCATAAGTTACTGATTCTTAATGTATAATTTCATGTTTAATGGATACAAACTGCTAAATTATAGTAAAAACTgagcttttaatgttttatctaAGCTACAAGGAAACAATTACTTTTGACAAACTAGGGCAAATCTACAGGGATCACAACAACAAATTCCTAATAGGAAAGGAGACAAATAGAAACTAATGAGGAAATTTAAGTGGGAACAACACATGTAAAAACCCTATTTATAAAGGGTGCTCATCGACAATTGGGAGGATATGGACCAGACATGGGTACAAATACTGAATAGAACCAACATTTCTGTACATATCCGGATGCATTCAAGGTACAGTTCTTTGACATTAGACCAAAAGTGTTCTCTGTATCAGATTATTACTCTTGTTTCTGGCCACAACATAATCTCtccaaacaatatttaaccCATGTCcagaacaaacagaaatgaCAGGAAACAAACTTGAAACTGGAGATAAAAGAGGGGAAATGCTTTGAGAACAATCACTTACTGATACTGATCAACAGAAAGCCACTGAGAAACCAAACAGGAAATCAAAAGGGAAAGCAAAGGCAAAATTTGAGATACATTAGATTGAAATCAAAGAGATAAAAGAAGCAGAGGgagggacaaaaacaaaaaattaagtCTGTACTCAGCtctatacaaacacacacacacacacacacacacacacacacacacacacacacacacacacacacacacacagtgtgtgtactgtactgtaaagaCTGACCAAGAGTTAATGTTGTTACATTTCACCTGACTGCccccctgtgtgtttgtgtgcattacCTGGTTGGCATAAGCATGTGTGAGCGCTGTGTGGTTCTTGCCAGGGCTGTAGGTGGGCCTGTATTTGTACatggtgggggtgggtggggctTTGTTCAGTAGACTGCACTCTACAGGAAAGCAACATTGATAATATCACTGTAAAATCTGAAGGTTGTTCATGTTCACAGTGTTCATGTGCAAATGGCGAGTAAATAgttaaagtgaaaaagcaacaagtAAGAAAAGCTTTACCCTCCGTGTTTCCTCTGGTGATTCCAGGGTAGCGGAGCTCTGGTTTAGGAGGGGGAGGAGGCTCAGCATCACATGACTGGCTCTCCATCATCTCCAAACTAGATTTGGACTAGAAATCAGAAGTCAAGCAGGTAAGAATATGAGATACAAAGTtgactggaaaaaaacaaacacagtaaaactaCATTTTCCATTACTTTTTAAGTGGCAATGAAAAGTGGAGAAGCATAAAAAATATAGAGACTTCTTCACAGTCACCAGATCCTTGAAAAAAAGTCTTCATTCAGTGGTACTCCAGGGACAGAGAGTAAATAACAAGCAGCACTGAAACTTTCTCATGCTTTCATGGTCACAGGCATTATATTATTAGACTGGGAGTTGGCTGATGTTGAGAAGTACCGTTTTTGGCTATTCCACTAACCTCTGTATTAATATTCTACTATTCCTTTTATTTGTAAGCTATAAATCAGAGCCTTCAAACTGCCTTTACAAGTAGTTCTACATACTTTGATTTTTGGCCAGAACAGCACTTGCTAAAAAATACCACAAATCACTGCGTACTAACTTCCACTTATTCAGAAAAGATCTACCCAGTTCAGTCATTTAAGAAAGAGCCTGTTGGGCCTCACTATTGGACATAATGTGGAGACATCAtggtgcaataaataaatagactCTGccttgtgtttgtctgctgatATCATTGTTACACACTGACTGTGCTGATAGATGTGGTTGTGTTCTGACCTTACaggatttctgccaattacatttttagcagCCCTTAAATCTTTTGCTGGACCTGCATATATGCAAACTCAGTACGTGCAGATTTGAACGAAAAAGCACAGCACCCTTACATAACACTTGTTtactctttactttttttttaatgtgtaagTGAAACAGGACAGTAGCCAGTGTGTTTGGCACTATGAGGTTCTTGGTCTTACCCTGTGTAGATCACCCTGAATGCCATTGTCCAGAATCTTTGCAGCCAACTGGGCCTCTGTCAGCTGTGGCCGCAAAAAAGgaggctgcacacacacactctgcacacgTTTCTTCCTGCCCAGATACCTACAGATAGCACAATGACATAAAGCCATGCAAACGTTAGTATCCCCTTatttgaaatagcaaaaagaaaagatgcaTTTCTTTAATACACGCTCTTTGATCATGTGTATTACTTGTGATGAAGAAAGAACAGTTGTACATTTTAGGGTTAACGTGTGGTTTCAATACTAATAATTTCCAATGAAAGAACCACTAAAATATAGTAtatttctggttaaatattatgttgatgaaaaagaaatagGGTACTAACATTTCTTACATGATTGTAAGTAACATCAACAGCAAAGTACTGCTGTTACTGGTTCCAACTTAGCAGCTGACTGATGTGGCCTTTCCACTGAAAACCCCTACTCCACTACCTCCATGACCTCCATTAACAATAATCCAAAAGCTCACTTGTAGCCTCTGCCTAAAAGTTTCATTCACATAAAGCAAAATATCTTCTACCATTGCTAGTGTACATGCACTAGATTTTAGGTTTCCACATAACACTGTATGATGCATATTATATTGCAATTAGCTTTCTACTAGTTGTGATCCCACATGAAGCAATGGTTGAAAGTTTCTTAACCTTGTAGAATTGTCTCTATtactgcataaatatgacctaaacTGCGATCTCACGGAAGCTCTAAAATAGATAAACAGGGTTCCACCCTGTTATACAAATGAGTAGTGTGTCATGGCTTAAACAAATGAGATTTCTGAGACCCTAAactatttttgttgttgatgcTCACAAggttggaataaaataaagaacttCTCGGGTTTGCACTTCACCAGTTGACTATCAGGAAGGTCatgcaaaacattaaacaaccCCTCACCCTCCTCAGGAGTTGATTGACCAACAAAGATTCCACAAGCAGCAAGGTGGATAATAATACAGGAGGTCAAACGGAACCACAAGGCCTCTTCTGTAGTGGATAATATCAATCTTCTATAGTCATTCAtcagaaaaactaaacactgaTCGTGTGCAAGGCAGAGCTACAAAGAGGCCACTACTCTACTAAAACCTATAATTTGCTTTAGAGGCAACGTGGCTTGAATGAGAATTGTTGTATTAGGTGAAGCTCAAACTCTGGATTCCAGCATACACTATGTGAATTATAATAAACTATATAACTAAACTCCACTCTGTTCCTCTATTGTTCCTtagatgttttatgttttgttttcttttaagcaGTTTATACTGAGGAAGCCGGGGGGCAGATATGTCTTTATAAGACTATGAATGCTTATTAACAGCTGACCTGGGTGCTTGTGAGCTGCAGAGGACGTGAGAGACATTCTTCCAGCATCCATTGGTGAAAGGGTTTACGCCCCCTCTAAACTTCCCTGTTACCTGCATTAAAAAGAAAGGACACAACAGGGAGATCTACTTCAAAAAAAAGTCCTAAAATTAGTAAAGGACcaagcaaaacataaaatacatcacaaatatgaaaaatgacttACAACTGGAACATTTAAATGTTggttatatattatatttaatttaattttattaattcttCTGACTGACACTTACTAAACACTGGGATACCCACCTGTTCGTTGGTAGTCCTGCCTCTGGCCACAAGCACAATGTGGAAACCAGTGAGGCCAGCAACAGGGATGAAGAACAGGCCTGCAACACACATTACAGCCAGCCTGAGAGCATCAGGGTTAAGGAATATCTCAAG
Encoded here:
- the zdhhc5a gene encoding palmitoyltransferase ZDHHC5-A, which gives rise to MPGGSSKSGGRGPSSSPLPHTVVPASRPLRPSRYVPVSAATFFLVGSTTLFFCFTCPWLSEHFSVAVPIYNGVIFLFVLANFCMATFMDPGIFPRAEEDEDKEDDFRAPLYKTVEIRGIQVRMKWCSTCRFYRPPRCSHCSVCDNCVEDFDHHCPWVNNCIGRRNYRYFFLFLLSLTAHIMAVFGFGLLFILYHRQNIDRLHAIVTLAVMCVAGLFFIPVAGLTGFHIVLVARGRTTNEQVTGKFRGGVNPFTNGCWKNVSHVLCSSQAPRYLGRKKRVQSVCVQPPFLRPQLTEAQLAAKILDNGIQGDLHRSKSSLEMMESQSCDAEPPPPPKPELRYPGITRGNTEECSLLNKAPPTPTMYKYRPTYSPGKNHTALTHAYANQLSRGESVGSARDSSSSTSSLLQASQQPGFRSQPSLDRRDTSSDRGGGGGERRDGGREVGAAGIPGYSLGGRSYPSFSDPTVLAGVASRSSSSTHTSAGAVHISEATTTSASFKSLANQTPPPHHTSRNGSLSYDSLLAGGDDFDKGVAAGSAAPEASCGRPCTPAAGSYSSAFLSSQQRDAEMHSQSPHHHHRSSHRHHHPFLHRSSSSTSSSPPPPPERERLLGQTHPSTHLPPSTQPSAPPSSSAPPPPHHHHHHHHHHSHHHHHHSTGSSTSTSRPPRFAPPHVPSHHAYPYRTRSTDTPLGSSSTSTTHPPGSPHPPPLGKSLSYSSAAAAEMQYRLVRKASASAGANAAGVGGGSGGMGGGGIQAPKDELIQMKPQSRANGGQAFSLSSTSSSCSAPSSPSHPVSLSARPRGAYPSSALTQSPVHKPQVGGVKKVTGVGGTTYEISV